The genomic interval ACGCTCCGCCGCGCATGGGACGTCGTCGGACTATTCTCAGTGTTCTTCCTCTCAATCCTGCCATCGACCGAGGGTTTTCAACGAATTTCAGCCTTCGGTATCTATAACCACGAATGCACCTTTTTGCTGCGTCGAGCGTTAATCGCATCGCTCTGCTGGTACTACGGGATAGGTCATTCTTTGCTGCGAACGGGATTGGAAGCGCTCCACAGTTGTGAGCCCGACGCGACACACTGCGACACACGGCGACCAATAACGCCTCGGCCGCCGAACTTTCGGATCACTTTCGGATCGCTGCTGCAATTCTCCGATCCGAAAGTCCTGATTCTCTAACGAAATGAAGCAATTTTTCGCCACCCGCTTTCAACCCGCTCGCGACCGCGCCAAAACTTTCGGATCACTTTCGGATCGCCTCCGATTCGAAAGTTTCAGATCCGGTCTTCCGCTAGGATTTGGCGGTTTTCGGATCAGTTTTGATGATCTCTGGGTCCGTTGACCTGCGAATATCGAGTATAGCGACCGGCCAATCGGAAGGAGCACCTATGCCGCCTTCCAAGCGACGTTTTTCGCGCCCGCCGAAGACCCAAAAGCCGGCACCTTCCAACTCCGCTATCAATTCACTGAAGTGAAAGGCAACTTGCACGCGATCTCCTGCCTCGAAATCGCTCAGGAGATCGCCCAGGTCTTGGGCCTCTTGAAGGAAGTGCGCCAGAAGTTGAGTCTCTTGCGGCGTTTTCGGTTCAGGATGATCGAACTGGAATGCGAGTGAACCGTCAACTATCCCAATGACTTCTCGGCCAGTGTTGATACGGACCATGTGCTGCGGAATATTTTCTTTCACCCGCCGGATCTTGACGGCAGGTGGCCACTTTTGTTCGGTAAGCGCGGTGCGTACCCAAGCCTCGTGGTTGGTTTTGAGCTTCCTCAGTATCTCGATGTTGTAGGTCTCCGATTGGTCATCGACCATTTTGTGATGCACTGCGCATAGAAGGACAAGGTTTCCAACCTCATCAATCTTATCTGGCGGATAGGTCGGATCATGACGCGGGCCCTCCGTCTTTCCCGAAATAATGTGGCACTCCTGGCCGACGATCGCTTGCGCATCCTTCGGAGTGGAGCTGATCACCAATTCGAGCCTGCACACAGCGCAACGGGTGCCTGAGGCGCCCCAGAGAATTTTCCGCGTTTTATCACTGATAGGCACAGATCTAGTTTTTTTCTAACGGTCTGCGGAGTTTGCGGCCGGATGCCACTCCCTGTCAATTGACAGAAACGCCGGATCGCCACGGGCACGAGAAACTCGCGGATGCTGCTTACGCGGAATATTATCAACCAAAAGTTTTGAGGAATGGTTAAGCGCTTGAAGACGCGGCTCTATTGGGGCGTCTTGGCGAGGACGAAAGGCAAAACTTGAGGTCGTCGGGAAGCCTCCTGGACTCAATCCCGGGCTCGAACCTCGCGTTTGCAAGCCGGCTGGTGTCGGTGCGAGTGTGAACCAGGATTCAAAATAGAGATTCCGGCGCAAAGGTGCGCAAAATCCTTCAACGCGTCCTCCGCTCCGAGGTAGCATCCGTAACGTAAGCATATTTACAAGATGATACAAAAGATCGGGCGGGCCAGCTTGACCAAGGAGGCACGGGGCTGATGGCATCCAACTATGCGTCCATTCGCGCGGACAACGAGCACGAATATGGCGCGGGTATCGATAGGTGGGGCCCAGGGGTGCTGGCAGATCGCTACGCGGATCGCACCCATTTCATTTTCGAGCTACTGCAAAATGCGGAGGACTCGCTGGCTCGTCGGCCCGCCGAATGGCGAGGACCGCGCGCAGTGACCCTCAGCCTGTCAGGCGCCGAGCTTCGTGTTGCTCATTGCGGCCAGCCTTTCGACGCGAGGGACGTTCGTAACATCTGCGGCATCGCAGAGAGCGGAAAAGGCCTGACCGATATTGGCCGCTTCGGCATCGGATTTAAATCTGTATACGCCGTGACGGACCGCCCCGAGGTTCATTCCGGCGCGGAAGATTTCGCGATCGAGAGCTTCGTTTGGCCCACGCTCGCGCCGCAGATTGGGCACCGACCCGATGAGACGACTTTCATCCTCCCGCTTCGGAGCAAGGATGCCACAGTTCACTCCGAGATTGCCCAAGGTCTGGAGCGGCTGGGTCAACGCACATTGCTCTTCCTGCGCCAGATTGAGGAGATCACTTGGAGTGTGCAGGGCGGTCGCTCGGGTCAGTATCTGCGCGGCAAGCCGGAACAGGTCGGCGAGAATGTTCGCAGGGTAGTTATCATCGGTGAGGAGCAGAGCAAGCCTGATGTGGAGGAAACCTGGTTGGTTTTCTCGCGCGAGGCGAAGACTGACGATGGGAGAATCGCTGGCCACGTGGAGATAGCGTTTTCGGTCACGCAGGTCGGCGAGCGTGGTCAGTGGCGGATCCAACCAATCAACGATTCTCCACTCGTTGTCTTCTTCCCAACCGTCCTGCCGACGCA from Candidatus Binatus sp. carries:
- a CDS encoding HNH endonuclease yields the protein MPISDKTRKILWGASGTRCAVCRLELVISSTPKDAQAIVGQECHIISGKTEGPRHDPTYPPDKIDEVGNLVLLCAVHHKMVDDQSETYNIEILRKLKTNHEAWVRTALTEQKWPPAVKIRRVKENIPQHMVRINTGREVIGIVDGSLAFQFDHPEPKTPQETQLLAHFLQEAQDLGDLLSDFEAGDRVQVAFHFSELIAELEGAGFWVFGGREKRRLEGGIGAPSDWPVAILDIRRSTDPEIIKTDPKTAKS